From the Elusimicrobiota bacterium genome, one window contains:
- the mqo gene encoding malate dehydrogenase (quinone): MGSHAGTEPDVVLVGAGIMSATLGYLLKELEPALRIELFETLGNAALESSGGWNNAGTGHAGNCELNYTPEREGGGIDISKALAVNVQFDLSRQLWSYLVRKGALADPRTFIHPVPHMSFVHGPEDVAYLRKRFEAMSAHHAFHGMEYSEDRSKLGEWAPLVMEGRAASEPAAATRMATGADVDFGALTRGLIAHLRGLEGFAVHHWQRVVDLGREPGGRWRVTVKDVKSGEVRSTTARFVYLGAGGGALGLLQKAGIPEAKGYAGFPVSGLWLRCGDAKLAQRHHAKVYGKGSLGAPPMSVPHLDTRFLGGKRSLLFGPYAGFSTNFLKQGSPWDLVLSIRPDNIGPMLAVARDNLGLIRYLVGQVLQSPSRRFAALREYFPAAKPEDWQLVAAGQRVQIIKPDAARGGRLEFGTELVCAADQSMVGLLGASPGASTAAQLAVSVVEKCFKDRLTEEGWLPRLREMIPSYGRSLIQDAELCRRVRAETAAVLQLEAYDYA, from the coding sequence ATGGGATCTCATGCCGGCACTGAGCCGGATGTCGTCTTGGTCGGCGCCGGCATCATGAGCGCCACGCTGGGGTACCTCCTCAAGGAGCTCGAGCCGGCGTTGCGCATCGAGTTGTTCGAGACCCTCGGCAACGCGGCGCTGGAGAGCTCCGGAGGCTGGAACAACGCGGGCACCGGCCATGCGGGCAACTGCGAGCTCAACTACACCCCCGAGCGCGAGGGCGGCGGCATCGACATCTCCAAGGCCCTGGCGGTCAACGTCCAGTTCGACCTGTCGCGGCAGCTCTGGTCCTATCTGGTTAGGAAAGGGGCGCTCGCGGACCCGCGGACCTTCATCCACCCGGTCCCGCATATGAGCTTCGTGCACGGACCCGAGGACGTCGCCTATCTGAGGAAGCGCTTCGAGGCGATGAGCGCCCACCATGCCTTCCACGGGATGGAATACAGCGAGGATAGGAGCAAGCTCGGCGAGTGGGCTCCGCTCGTGATGGAGGGCCGCGCCGCGAGCGAGCCCGCGGCCGCCACGCGCATGGCCACGGGCGCGGACGTGGATTTCGGAGCGCTGACCCGCGGCCTCATCGCCCATCTGAGGGGGCTGGAGGGCTTCGCGGTCCACCACTGGCAGCGCGTCGTGGACCTCGGCCGCGAGCCGGGCGGGCGCTGGCGCGTCACGGTGAAGGACGTCAAGAGCGGCGAAGTGCGCTCGACTACGGCCAGGTTCGTCTACCTGGGCGCGGGCGGCGGCGCGCTTGGTCTGCTGCAGAAAGCCGGCATCCCGGAGGCCAAAGGCTACGCGGGCTTCCCGGTCAGCGGCCTCTGGCTGCGCTGCGGCGATGCGAAGCTCGCCCAGCGGCATCACGCCAAGGTCTACGGCAAGGGGTCCCTCGGCGCTCCGCCCATGTCCGTGCCCCACCTCGATACCCGGTTCCTGGGCGGGAAGCGCTCTTTGCTCTTCGGGCCCTACGCGGGCTTCTCGACCAATTTCCTCAAGCAAGGCTCGCCCTGGGATCTCGTCCTCTCCATCAGGCCTGACAACATCGGGCCGATGCTGGCGGTGGCCCGGGACAATCTCGGCCTGATCCGCTACCTGGTCGGGCAGGTGCTGCAGTCGCCGTCGCGCCGCTTCGCCGCGCTGCGGGAGTACTTCCCGGCGGCCAAGCCCGAGGATTGGCAGCTGGTGGCCGCCGGGCAGCGCGTCCAGATCATCAAGCCGGACGCGGCGCGCGGCGGCCGGCTGGAGTTCGGGACCGAATTGGTCTGCGCGGCCGACCAGTCCATGGTCGGCCTGCTGGGAGCCTCGCCCGGAGCCTCCACCGCGGCCCAGCTCGCGGTCAGCGTCGTCGAGAAGTGCTTCAAGGATCGGTTGACGGAGGAGGGCTGGCTCCCCAGACTGAGGGAGATGATCCCGTCCTATGGCCGCTCGCTGATCCAGGACGCCGAGCTATGCCGGCGCGTGCGCGCCGAGACCGCGGCCGTGCTGCAGCTGGAGGCTTACGACTACGCCTAG
- a CDS encoding alpha/beta fold hydrolase, giving the protein MTKNSLLLIAIAAASCLPASASSGSGRQSVLDRVSYVEKDLRLEVPPAPRLCGGPDLKQSTVSVGDCALYVEEEGGGMPVVLLHGGPGATHHYFHPHFSQAKGFARVIYYDQRGCGLSGFCPGAGYTLDQAVADLERLRAALGIERWVVLGHSYGGLLAQYYALRHPEALAGLVLVGASDGLHAAMKPSRQGDFMSDEEKARLSAIWKELEELVKAKRIPEGSLTELGIYNNFINGDWKRQSFYKPSLERIAQIARYEWKQDRDFNSIMSEDAEKIDLQGAFAGFPVPTLIMEGKWDLTWNTDKPAILRKNHPGSRLVMFEDSSHEPFADEPEKFFSELKGFLDKLPVPDPAAVAAWKGSEAAWESSGVHLAWLRSPTYMLKSTGWGRASNEKIAAAYSKDWLGKLDGQGLVKVGLALYDAARYEEALAVFRKLQSRASGEGAARALLWQGFLLDLQGRREAAVAVYKKVAGMKALSTASYGQFGLEFTPSEYAVKKLSEPFQRVENSDPK; this is encoded by the coding sequence ATGACAAAAAACAGCCTCCTACTCATAGCCATAGCCGCCGCGTCCTGCCTGCCGGCCTCGGCAAGCTCCGGCTCCGGCCGGCAGTCCGTCCTCGACCGGGTCTCTTACGTCGAGAAGGACCTGCGCCTCGAGGTCCCCCCCGCCCCGCGCCTCTGCGGCGGCCCGGACCTCAAGCAGAGCACGGTCAGCGTGGGCGACTGCGCGCTCTACGTCGAGGAGGAGGGCGGCGGCATGCCCGTGGTCCTGCTCCACGGCGGCCCGGGCGCCACGCACCACTATTTCCACCCGCATTTCTCCCAGGCCAAGGGCTTCGCGCGAGTCATCTACTACGACCAGAGGGGCTGCGGCCTCTCGGGCTTCTGCCCCGGCGCGGGCTACACCCTCGACCAGGCCGTGGCGGACCTGGAGCGGCTGCGCGCCGCACTCGGCATCGAGCGCTGGGTGGTCCTGGGGCATTCCTACGGCGGCCTGCTGGCCCAATACTACGCCTTGCGGCACCCCGAGGCCTTGGCGGGCCTGGTCCTGGTCGGCGCCAGCGACGGCCTGCACGCGGCCATGAAGCCCTCGCGCCAGGGCGACTTCATGTCCGACGAGGAAAAAGCCCGCCTGAGCGCCATATGGAAGGAGCTGGAGGAGCTGGTCAAGGCCAAGCGCATCCCCGAGGGCAGCCTCACCGAGCTCGGCATCTACAACAACTTCATCAACGGCGACTGGAAGCGGCAGAGCTTCTACAAGCCTTCCCTTGAGCGCATCGCGCAGATCGCGCGCTACGAATGGAAGCAGGACCGCGATTTCAACTCCATCATGAGCGAGGACGCGGAGAAGATAGACCTGCAGGGCGCATTCGCCGGCTTCCCGGTCCCCACCCTCATCATGGAGGGCAAGTGGGACCTCACCTGGAACACCGACAAGCCGGCGATACTCCGGAAGAACCACCCGGGCTCCCGACTGGTGATGTTCGAAGATTCCTCGCACGAGCCTTTCGCCGACGAGCCGGAGAAGTTCTTCTCCGAGCTCAAGGGCTTCCTGGACAAGCTCCCGGTCCCGGATCCCGCCGCGGTCGCCGCCTGGAAGGGCTCTGAGGCCGCCTGGGAGAGCTCCGGGGTCCATCTGGCCTGGCTGCGTTCCCCGACCTATATGCTCAAGTCCACGGGCTGGGGGCGAGCCTCCAACGAGAAGATCGCCGCGGCCTATTCCAAAGATTGGCTCGGGAAGCTCGACGGCCAAGGCTTGGTGAAGGTCGGCCTGGCCTTGTACGACGCGGCCAGGTACGAGGAGGCCTTGGCGGTCTTCCGCAAGCTTCAATCCCGGGCCTCCGGCGAGGGCGCGGCCAGGGCCTTGCTCTGGCAGGGCTTTTTGCTCGACCTGCAGGGGCGGCGCGAGGCGGCGGTGGCGGTCTACAAGAAGGTGGCGGGCATGAAGGCCTTGAGCACGGCGAGCTACGGGCAGTTCGGCCTGGAGTTTACGCCCAGCGAGTACGCGGTGAAGAAGCTCTCCGAGCCTTTCCAGCGCGTCGAGAACTCCGACCCGAAATGA